Below is a genomic region from Bacteroidales bacterium.
AGAGTGGATTTGGAATAGGTATGCGGCTGAGGAATGAAAACTTTGTTTTTAATACTTTTCAGATCAGACTTGGTTATTATCCTTCACTCACCCATGATAACAGCTTTCTGGTAAATGTGTCCGGCGAAAAATCTTTGAAACCTGTGCGATATACTCCTAAACCCCCGCAGGTTATAGATTTTTAGATTATGTTTGCTTGTTCGGGAGTGTTTTAACTCCTTTTTTTATTTTTGTATGGGGTATTGAAATCGAATGCAAAGATGTATCAGAAATTTCTGGATTATATTGAAAGCAATGGTCTGTTTAGCCCCGATGACAGGATCCTTCTTGGCGTTAGTGGCGGAGTGGACTCTATGGTAATGGCCCATCTTTTTCTAAAGGCGGGATTTACTTTTGCCATAGCACATTGTAACTTTGGCCTCAGGGGCGAAGAATCGGAAAATGATCAGGAATTTGTTCAATCCTTTTCCAGCGAACATGATCTTGCTTTTCATACCAAAAAGTTTGATACAGAAAAATTTGCTTCCGAAAATAAGCTTTCTGTGCAAATGGCTGCACGCAGATTAAGGTATCGCTGGTTTGATCAGTTAAGGCAGCGATACAATTATGATGTGATTGCAATGGGACATAACAAGGATGACCTGGTGGAGACTTTTTTCATCAATATTGCAAGAGGTACAGGCCTAAAGGGCATAACCGGGATAAAACCCAGGAACCACGATATAGTCAGGCCCCTTTTGTTTGCAACACGTGAGGAAATTATGAAACACAGTGCTGATAATGATATCGCCTTTCGGGAAGATTCGTCAAACCGAACCGTGAAATATAGCCGAAACAAAATAAGACACCATATCATCCCGGAATTTCAGCGGCTCAATCCCCGTTTTCTTGAAACAGTAAGGGAAAATACAGAGCGATTCCAGGACGCTTATACAATTTACCTCAGAGCTGTTGAGGAGAAGAAAGCTGAGCTGACTTGTGAGAAAGGCAAAGAATTATATATCGATATTCGTAAATTACATGAGCTGAAAGAGAAAAACACATATCTTTTTGAAATATTGAAACCCTATGAATTTACGAAAGAGGTTATTCATGAAATTGTTGAACATCTGGAGGATGAACCGGGAAAAGAATTCTTTTCATCTACACATAAACTGATCAGGGACCGGGATTACTTGATTGTTGCACCCCGGGAAAAAGAAGGAATTACCCGTTTCTACATTGATGAATGGATTCACCGGATTGATAAGCCCATTCCTTTGAAGTTTAATTTGATTGAAGATGTCCAGAATTACAGGATACCCAGAGACCCTCATAAAGTAGCCATAGATTATGATAAAGTCCAGTTTCCGTTGATGCTGAGGAAATGGAAGCATGGCGACTATTTTAAGCCATTCGGTTTTGAGCATTATAAAAAACTGAAAGATTTTTTTGTGGACAGGAAATATTCCATTCTG
It encodes:
- the tilS gene encoding tRNA lysidine(34) synthetase TilS, whose translation is MYQKFLDYIESNGLFSPDDRILLGVSGGVDSMVMAHLFLKAGFTFAIAHCNFGLRGEESENDQEFVQSFSSEHDLAFHTKKFDTEKFASENKLSVQMAARRLRYRWFDQLRQRYNYDVIAMGHNKDDLVETFFINIARGTGLKGITGIKPRNHDIVRPLLFATREEIMKHSADNDIAFREDSSNRTVKYSRNKIRHHIIPEFQRLNPRFLETVRENTERFQDAYTIYLRAVEEKKAELTCEKGKELYIDIRKLHELKEKNTYLFEILKPYEFTKEVIHEIVEHLEDEPGKEFFSSTHKLIRDRDYLIVAPREKEGITRFYIDEWIHRIDKPIPLKFNLIEDVQNYRIPRDPHKVAIDYDKVQFPLMLRKWKHGDYFKPFGFEHYKKLKDFFVDRKYSILDKERVWILASGEKIVWIVGDRLDDRFRVDDNTRQILEITYFIRLAY